DNA from Candidatus Cloacimonas acidaminovorans str. Evry:
ATATCCTCCTTTGCCGGAAAAGTAGAAGAAAAAACAACAGTGGAAGGCAAATTTTGAATACTGCTTACAGGAACTCCTTTTTGCAATAAAATCGCCAGATCCGTTACAGGTCTCTCCCCCATTCCGTAAATTAAAATATCCCCTTTGCTATCTGCCAAAATGCTATTGCGAACTTTATCCTGCCAAAAATCATAATGAGCAATCCGACGCAAGGATGATTCTATGCCTCCAATAACAATTGGCACACCCTTAAAAAGACGCTTTATGATATTGGTATAGATAATGATAGCTCTGTCAGGACGCTTTCCGGAAATTCCATCAGGACTGTAAGCATCGTCATTACGCAGTTTTCTCTGGGCTGTGTAATGATTTACCATAGAATCCATATTGCCTGCAGTAATGCCAAAAAAGAGACGCGGTTTTCCTAAAACGGTGAAAGAGGAATCATTTCTCCAATCCGGTTGAGGAATAATTCCAACTCTAAAACCGGCTGCTTCTAAAGTGCGTCCGATAATTGCTGCAGCAAAAGAAGGGTGGTCTATATAGGCATCTCCACTGATAAGAATGATGTCTAAATAATCCCAATCCCTCTCTTTCAGGTCCGATTGGTTAACTGGAAGAAAAGGCATCGCTAAAAAAGGGGTAATGGATTTTATAACTTTCCATTACCCCTGAAAAAAGGTAGGCATCTAATCAGGGATTAACTCTGATAATATTGATTGCCTGAATGCCTTTGTCCGTTTCCATCAAATCAAAAGTAACCAGTTCATCCTGTTCCAAAACTTTCAGTTCCCGCGGAGAATTGGTAACTATAGATTTCCAGTGGACAAAGTATTCCTTGTTGTCATCAGTAATAATAAAGCCATAACCTTTATTCTTGTTAAACCATTTTACTTTTCCTTTCATATTGAACCTCACATATTTTTATCCTAATGTCATAGAAAAAAATATAGCTGATTATGTCAATTAAAAAAGTAGAGAGGTCTGGAGGTCTTGAGGTCTGGAAGTTAAAAGCTTGCTTTTAAATGAACGACGAGGACATCATTCTTCCGGAAAATTAAAAATCTTGATAGAATAT
Protein-coding regions in this window:
- a CDS encoding cold-shock protein; this encodes MKGKVKWFNKNKGYGFIITDDNKEYFVHWKSIVTNSPRELKVLEQDELVTFDLMETDKGIQAINIIRVNP